In Besnoitia besnoiti strain Bb-Ger1 chromosome I, whole genome shotgun sequence, the genomic window AAGTAAAGTCGCACTCTCTGGCTTACAAAGAAGACAGTCGGCTTATTCGCAAAACCCCGTCTTGTGTGCAAGCGCCTACCTCGCCGATGCGGGCAATGTGGAGCTGCGCTTCGTCGAAGTTGAAGTCTAAGAAGAGAGCCTCCAAGAGGGACGTGAAGGGGTCGCTGTAGCGGTTCTTGCTTTGGCCAATAGCCTGCAAGGAAGCAACGCCATAAAACAAGAAAGCGAATGAAACCCAAATgaaacgcatgcacacgcagtGCTTCGTGAATGGCAATCGCACAAGGCTTCGAACTGCCACTGCAACCTCtccgcgtgcctctcgcACTCCGCACGTCTCTGTTTCggtcctgcgcgtcgccagcctTTCTGCATCCCCGCATTGTTCCCCAACTTCAACTTCGATATgcttcgctgctgcatgcgacaGCTCACTGctccctgcatgcgcatgttGAGTCCATGCGTGCGTAGAATGTGTTTCGGAGGTGAGGTCGCGAGCTCAGAAACGAGTCCGTACCATAATCACAGCCTGGAAGTGATCCTTTCTCTTGCGGTTGAGGATTGCGTAGACCGCGTAGTAGCGCAGCAGATGCGGGCACATCACAGTGACGCAGGACAGGTTCCTGAAGGCATGAAACAAACAAGCGCAGAGCTATGGAGCGCATCACGAAGCGAAAAAGACAGCCTCTTGGCGGTGCCACACAGCGGGCAACAAAAACAAACAGCGAGCAGGCAGAGAGCAACCGACGCAAGTTTCAGGGTTGCAGGACTTTAGCTTGCGTGCCGCCTAGGCTGCAGAAGTTGAGAACAGATCGCCAGAGGAGCGGACGCCACTGACTTTTGaacagaaaaacgcgaagACCTGCAGATAGACAGGCACGATCgtgagcgacgccggcaggaCGTCGTCGAAGTGACTCTGCGCCAGCCTCCGTGAGTGGAGGGAAGAACTCGGCTAacacgcggaggagccgctccgaggccgcgtcgctcgcgctgggAGCTCCCAGCCCAAACGCcagccgcacacacacaagcCCGTTCTTTCGTGTCCCGTCCCGCTGCCCCCGTCGCGTGAAAAGCCACGGGACAAGCACAGCTGTTggtctcgcttcctctcgaaTCTCTTGCGAGGCCCCCAAGTTGCGttctcggcgtcgtcctcaCCCTTCGTGCAGCATCCACTCCAGCAGCAGACTCCAGGCCTGGTTTCTAGGGATGAACTGCTTGGTGTGCACCATGTAGAAATAGTAGCGGAAAAGCGGCCAGACGGCCCAGTGGAGCAGCCAGGAACGGttgaggagctgctgctcgcgcgaCATCATGAGGCCGGCGGGCAGGGGCGGGTTGCCCTGGTGATCCTTCTTGTTGGAAGCCGCTGCAATCTGGTCGAGGATGTCGCCGAGCTTCAGAATGcactgcgcagctgcgtgcgtctcagcggccttcttcgccgcctcagccaaggcggacgaggctccctcgccctcctcgtcttccgcgttgtccagcgtctgcagcaacTCCTCTTCTCGGTCCTTCTTCACCGTCTCCTCCGTGGGTGCCGCGCGGGTCTCACCCTGCTGGTGGTTCAACAGGAtgatgcatgcgcacactCCCCAGTAGCACGCCATGCGGGTCTGGATGTTGGTGCCTGCAAAAAGAAACACAGGAACGCGCAGATATCAGCGACGCGAAAGCGGGCACACACGGCCGAGGCAACGCGCGGCGCACACCATACACACTCATATGCActtcatacatatatatacgttcGAATGCATTAATACCCATGCCGGCGCTTCGGGGCGAGGCAGGGGTCTTACCCTCAGCGAGGAGCTCGTACAGGGTGGTGAGCATGTACTGGAGCTGCTGAAGCGACTTCTTGTAGTCGCAGATATCGAAGTAGAGcttcgcgaggcgcggaacgAGGGCGTCGACGCCGATCTCGAGCGCAGGGGGCGTGGGCGTCTGCTCGGAGTTCtgaagcgaagcagagggGACATCCGGGCAGAATGTACTAACCGGAAGATgggagaaagagacgaaAAGACAGATAGGCCCCCGCGAGGCACCGGTAGTACGATGCGCTCCACGGCCCTACCTACAATACACCACACGATGTTCGCAACCAGGCGACCTCCAAAAACAGGAAAACGGCTGCTGTTTCCCCATCAAAGCGTCTCCGTCACCATGACACAGTCGGCGTTTGAGTCGGGTGCTGATCACCCGGCCCCCCCGGcacgtcgcgcaggcgcccgcgctctGCCCGCGAcagtctctctgcgtctccaggGCGATGACGCCGTACCGTCATCCACCATTCGCTCAAGTCGACGAGTGTTTTGCGGTCGGGGTAGCCTCCGATGCGTTTCTGCTGCTCCTTTTTGTAGGCCTCGATCGCGTTGTTGAAGTTGACGAGCTTCGCTTCAACTTCGCGGATCTCTGcctcgacagcggcgcggcccgcgggcgtcgtcgcAGTCTCGCCAAGCAAATCCTTGCCCAgcttctctcgctcctcAGCAGTGATCATCTGAAAACACACGCCGCAGCACCGTGTCAGACGGGCGCCAGTCAACCAAGGATTCGAGCCTTGAACGCGCCACCGCGCCGGTCTCCTGGCATCCTCTATGCAATTCGAGGATTCACAGAGGCTGATCAACGTCATGTGCGGCTCCACGGGGCGTTTCCCCTCCGTCACAGTGCGAGTGCAGAGTCCTCGCGCTGCAACCTCCACCCGACCGCGTGAGATGCCCCAGCCGCTCCTTTGTGCGCTGTCTCCATCCCCTGCGGACAGGGGTCAGGCAGGCACAGCCCACCCCACAACATCGGAACACGGGCGCGACAAGAAGCTACGAGATACTGGACGCAGACTGGCGACTTAAGAGGAGAGAGTCCCGGCACCCCCCCAGATAGAACATCTCCACGTTATTTACGATCCTGCTGTCCTACGTTGTGTATGCGAACACACCGCACACTCGCACTGCAGCGGGGGCCTAGAAAAGACATGTGCGTGGTGCTTCTTCTCAACCTGCTGTCGACTGCATCcccgagagacagcggcggcaaACCCGCCCGGCTCCACTCCACGCAGATTTCTTCCGTCCGGTGTGCACCGCCCAGTCCAgtctcccccccctccccctcgaGCCATCCCTcccgagaggcgccgcagacacgcggaaACGGCGGCATCTATGTTGGAAATGCACGGCAACAGTGAAGTAGGTGCactctcgccgtcgacgtAACACTTGCTTTCTGTGTGCGAGACAAAGTAGCGGACGAGCGACTCGCCAAGAAACCCAGGGTGATTAATTTCGTGCGTCCGTTGCCGAGTCTCGGAGGCCGTCATGTTTTTTCGTCAGCAGAACCGAACGAGAACACACCTGACTCGAGAGCATCCA contains:
- a CDS encoding PCI domain-containing protein (encoded by transcript BESB_007320), which encodes MVAEPNMENGVAAPHGGSAMIKRMSPYWDSHMAIPVLDWMLSSQMITAEEREKLGKDLLGETATTPAGRAAVEAEIREVEAKLVNFNNAIEAYKKEQQKRIGGYPDRKTLVDLSEWWMTNSEQTPTPPALEIGVDALVPRLAKLYFDICDYKKSLQQLQYMLTTLYELLAEGTNIQTRMACYWGVCACIILLNHQQGETRAAPTEETVKKDREEELLQTLDNAEDEEGEGASSALAEAAKKAAETHAAAQCILKLGDILDQIAAASNKKDHQGNPPLPAGLMMSREQQLLNRSWLLHWAVWPLFRYYFYMVHTKQFIPRNQAWSLLLEWMLHEGNLSCVTVMCPHLLRYYAVYAILNRKRKDHFQAVIMAIGQSKNRYSDPFTSLLEALFLDFNFDEAQLHIARIGEECDSDFFLQPLKRAINEFARLLIFETYCRIHKCINVDMIAKKVNMSPEAAERWIVNLIRHARLEARIDSEKNRVQMSAAPPNLYQQVIDKTRNLCIRSNLILQNIARPAGFTGRDGEDIVPSRTNRQRGGRGRQWVQNGEGGFYRGEGGGRGGRGRGDRSHMSEGRRDPMAAVAASMASRRQDDTAFAA